The following is a genomic window from Homalodisca vitripennis isolate AUS2020 chromosome 5, UT_GWSS_2.1, whole genome shotgun sequence.
ATACCCACTTCCTTTGAATATGGTTTTTTAATTGAGTTATAGACAAATATTTCaactgtacaaaaaatatgtaaaatgtgcTTATAATCTTATACGCCAGACTTTGGGTCAGTGTGGGAGTCATCGTGTTCACCCTACGGCAGAAATCATCCTAGCCTTTAGAGCAGGTCACAGTAGATTAATGTTCAATTTTGTAGTCATGCCCGTATTTAGTAATTTTGCGCCCCTTTGCCATCAGTTGTTCACCGCCACCACATTCTTACTCGCCTCCCTCTATCATCCACCAGCCGGTCCTGTACAGTAACACATACATTAATTTACATCTCACATATAAAGGACCTAACATACATCAGACGTATTTGTTTACTTTGTGGTTTTCTACAAACTATGATATTTCTTGTCATCCACTGTTAGTTCTAAAGTTTGCataattaaatatggaaattaattaaaatcatgatTGTTTTAGAAATGAGGCCTATTTGTTTCCACAACATTATAGACAAGAATAACAATAATGACAAAACAGTAAaacaacattgaaaaataaaaaataactgttggATTTAAAATTTCTATCTATGGAGTAAAAAATTACCTTTAGATTACTTAAGTAGTGGTTTTCTTCTAGTTTTCCTATGTGCAGAATTAGAACTATTGCTTCATCAAAACTGAGACTGTCGGTTATGTCTGATAAAATGCAAAGCATTGCAGCACAAACAGATCAAATGTAAATATAgtaaatgatgtaaatattttaaaactgattcttAGCATGTGATTAATTTTTGAACCTTCCATTGCTGGTTCAAAACCTTCATGAGAAATggccaaatatattaaaacaacagtAATTATAAGTTCTTCTTGTAATCCTGGAGGCGATATACATTCTAGTGGTTTGCTAGGAGGTGACAGTtgcaataaattaacaaaatctgttCAATGAAACcggtgttaaaaattaaagttttgaatagtggtttacaaaattacacaccCACAATAATGAGTTTAAGATCTCCTTAACGTAACCTAtgccaatattttttaaaccacgaggtcaagaataaaagttaagatggtaatttaataacaaatattatctCAATAATTCAAAAGTTCTAAAAATGCATACTCAAAAACACTAAACTTGTAACTATCTTTTATAAACGTTTGGTCTAATTGGACCTACGAGTTTTCAAGTTaagaattttcaaagttgcagtttggttgaacaGCACCAAAAACCAGTAATTTTTTCGTTGTTATCTAAATAAAAAGAGGATGTTAcggtttgtaaattattttctttttatgcaaaaattcagaaataaacaagctaaattttaaagtaactcCCTTTATTGTAGGTATATTAGTTAGTTTGTGTTTAATGTTCAAACTTGAGTATCTATACTGTTTGATATGAGAGTATGGTAGGAGAGACACGAGACGACCCCTGGTCCCTTTGCATACCGGAAAATTCAAGGCGCACCTCTCTCGAGGCGCTAACTTGAggctttaaactatttaataatcaaattttgtttaatagaatAATTTGGATGAAATAGACCAATCCAAAATCACAAATTATCATTGGACACTATTATAAACTTGATCTATTTCGACTgttgagaaaatgtttttattaaaattgttaagtaaAACTCAAAAGTATTAATAGAAGTAAAACTAAATGTTGAACATTAATGTTTTTTCAGGTCAAGTGAAAGATTCATTTCAACTGGAAGGGCTGTTGATACTGTTGCGTCATGGAGACCGAGGACCGTTGACACACGTGAGAGATATTTCCACCATCAACTGTGCTGCCAATATTCACCCTCAGTTCAATGCGTATGAAGCGTACATGGACAACCTGACAGGAACTCCTCAGCTGGCTCAGTTGCTAGGACCCTTCCACGGCTTCCCTCTGCTACCGCACCGTTCCTGTAGCTTAGGCCAGCTGACACACGTCGGGGTCTCCCAGCTGCTGGCCATCGGGCAGGCTCTCCGGGCAGTGTATGCCGATAGGCTTCTCTTCAACACTTCTACTCCTGAGGACTTTGTGGTGTACAGCACCAAGTACCGGCGGACACTGCAAAGTGCTTTGGCCTTTTTATATGGTTTCCTGACACCAGAACTGTTACACAATGTCGTCCTGAGGGAAAGTCCGAGTTTACAGTTCTGTTTTGAGGATTGTGCGTGTCCGACTAGTGATATGTATCTGAGAAAGTTTAATAACGAAAAATCCAAGCATCTGAATTTGCATCCTGCAGTATTGAAATTAGTCAACTCCGCATCGTTAATAGTGTATGACGTTTATGAGAAGAACCTAGCGAGTGATCCACATTCATTGAGGGATGCACTGTTGACTTACGTTTGTCACGGAGCCCGGCTGCCTTGTTCCGCTGACAAGTCTTTGCCCACTCTGTGTGTACATACGGACCAAGTGTCCGGGCTTCTGTCCTACATAGAGTGGGAGGCTCGTCAGTACTCCAGGAGTCCCACTCTGAGGCGGGCTTGTGTCCTACGGGCATACGGCATGATAAGGAACATTGTCTCGTACCTTGTCAGAATAATTTCAGAAAAGAAACCTAAAATGGTTTTATACTCTGGACATGACAAAACAATACTCTACTTGGCTACAGCTTTAGGTATCGCAGCGGATTCTACATATTTATCACACTATGCTTCTAGATTCATTATAGAGGTAATTTGACTTTGACTTAGAATATTGTtgcaattcaatttaaatatgcCAATATTTTCTGTCACCCAACAGATAAAAGGAAATAAATGAGCATGAATACTTCCATTATAATATTCAGTGTGCTTATTAACACTGTGTGACACGCATTAGGTCACATAATGACAAATACAGCAAGAATTCACTCACTTTCAGTTTTTTGTTAGTGTGCTAGTGTGTGGTTTGTTGAATAGTAAAATGTCTACTTTCTATTACACTACAGTTTATGCATCAATATATTTgaagtaatcattaaaataagtaaaatgtttgttaCTCTCAGTTGTGATCATAATCGTGTCAACATGTGCAAGTGAGGATTCCCTCACTTATTAAAACATCTCTTAAACGTCAGAATCTTTTTGTACACTTTTGTTCtctaattctaaaattaaatttcttaaacgAGTTTCTTCTCCTCTTAATCTATGTTACCTTACCTAACACAAAGACATGAgaacaaattaaacattataaaagtcCACTAAcaaaagttacaatataaaacGCACGGACCAAGAAACTTTACTAAACAAGAATTTAATGTCTGTTTATTGACTCCAAGTTTTCAAGGTAAACTGAAAAAGTAACATTGCTTTAAGTGTTCAAGGTTAACTGAAACTGTAACATTGCTTTAAGAAGACAGATTTCTTAGTGATACACCTTCTGTCAACTACATATTCTACACAGTATTAGACAATAATTTAATTCCTGTTTCGCGTGTCACACAGTATTAACGAAACTAACCATCAATTCtctcacataaaattattaaactctaTGTTTACAAAAGTTAACTTCCCAAATGGCGACAGCCTAAATAATATTGATCATGTGCATGCCCGTTTTGACATTCTATTGTAGTGCAGACAACATTATCATTGTGATTTATATGTAACTGCAATCAGAGAAAGTGTTTGATTTTTGTTGCATATTTTGttttgctataaatatacaacaatgttatatctacaaaataataaatgaaagtttaaagATCGCTTGCCGTCTTGTTTGGTTTTGTCGTGTTATGGTGTTGTTTTGTTCCAACTGAAAAGATaattatttgatgaaataaattattgttttattatcagTGACCgtgttttatacttatattacttaatagATAACATTGTACCGGTAAATTCATATaagaagaaatatatgtgaaattgaGGAATGAGAAGGCTTGTGTAATGTAAGCTTTTATGAGGTGTTGTGATTGTTTTAGTTAACTTTAGACAATAATGATAaacatactttaattttgtgGCACATGGTATGTTCTAAATTTTGGTACCAGTATAACATGGTCTGTATAGTGTAACTATTATGTATTTTGATGaagttttgaaaactattatatatgTGTTAATAGATACAACCACTTTATACTGTTTGTGGTTTTGAATATCAAATTTTACtccataaaacaataacaaaagtcTTTATTTCCTGAAAATAGATAATATTTAGGCTATAAAAGCTTGTAAATAACCAAAAACAAAGGTTTAGTAAAGCCTCAATATCTCAGCttatttttgttagatttttgtgttattattcacCAAAGTACTTGTTATGAAACTCACAATAAATCAATGTCAATAATTATGTTGTATAATTATTCCTGTATGTCTAAAATTATGTATTACCGCCAGGCAATAAAAAAACGTCTATCCAGCAATCGATTCCTGTGTATCTAGTT
Proteins encoded in this region:
- the LOC124362169 gene encoding 2-phosphoxylose phosphatase 1 isoform X1, encoding MYGGYGVSLCAANKCSSIVFRYSMTGGMHKRGEEVMYKYMETKDVTLTVLKNSKSDQTTRSFPNSVHVDIKTQRVLRMCNLPQDIRTISEGQVKDSFQLEGLLILLRHGDRGPLTHVRDISTINCAANIHPQFNAYEAYMDNLTGTPQLAQLLGPFHGFPLLPHRSCSLGQLTHVGVSQLLAIGQALRAVYADRLLFNTSTPEDFVVYSTKYRRTLQSALAFLYGFLTPELLHNVVLRESPSLQFCFEDCACPTSDMYLRKFNNEKSKHLNLHPAVLKLVNSASLIVYDVYEKNLASDPHSLRDALLTYVCHGARLPCSADKSLPTLCVHTDQVSGLLSYIEWEARQYSRSPTLRRACVLRAYGMIRNIVSYLVRIISEKKPKMVLYSGHDKTILYLATALGIAADSTYLSHYASRFIIEVYRSVNKATAALDSISSDYYFRLLFNGKDMTNRVQFCKHMLNISVINTKGLSQSLFLCPIHTIIQFLHNDYFALFNASNFKDACILHSK
- the LOC124362169 gene encoding 2-phosphoxylose phosphatase 1 isoform X2; amino-acid sequence: MLLTNLIKKLTTQHRAFYCYMLLSVWLFLLLIVMYKYMETKDVTLTVLKNSKSDQTTRSFPNSVHVDIKTQRVLRMCNLPQDIRTISEGQVKDSFQLEGLLILLRHGDRGPLTHVRDISTINCAANIHPQFNAYEAYMDNLTGTPQLAQLLGPFHGFPLLPHRSCSLGQLTHVGVSQLLAIGQALRAVYADRLLFNTSTPEDFVVYSTKYRRTLQSALAFLYGFLTPELLHNVVLRESPSLQFCFEDCACPTSDMYLRKFNNEKSKHLNLHPAVLKLVNSASLIVYDVYEKNLASDPHSLRDALLTYVCHGARLPCSADKSLPTLCVHTDQVSGLLSYIEWEARQYSRSPTLRRACVLRAYGMIRNIVSYLVRIISEKKPKMVLYSGHDKTILYLATALGIAADSTYLSHYASRFIIEVYRSVNKATAALDSISSDYYFRLLFNGKDMTNRVQFCKHMLNISVINTKGLSQSLFLCPIHTIIQFLHNDYFALFNASNFKDACILHSK
- the LOC124362169 gene encoding 2-phosphoxylose phosphatase 1 isoform X3, whose protein sequence is MYKYMETKDVTLTVLKNSKSDQTTRSFPNSVHVDIKTQRVLRMCNLPQDIRTISEGQVKDSFQLEGLLILLRHGDRGPLTHVRDISTINCAANIHPQFNAYEAYMDNLTGTPQLAQLLGPFHGFPLLPHRSCSLGQLTHVGVSQLLAIGQALRAVYADRLLFNTSTPEDFVVYSTKYRRTLQSALAFLYGFLTPELLHNVVLRESPSLQFCFEDCACPTSDMYLRKFNNEKSKHLNLHPAVLKLVNSASLIVYDVYEKNLASDPHSLRDALLTYVCHGARLPCSADKSLPTLCVHTDQVSGLLSYIEWEARQYSRSPTLRRACVLRAYGMIRNIVSYLVRIISEKKPKMVLYSGHDKTILYLATALGIAADSTYLSHYASRFIIEVYRSVNKATAALDSISSDYYFRLLFNGKDMTNRVQFCKHMLNISVINTKGLSQSLFLCPIHTIIQFLHNDYFALFNASNFKDACILHSK